The genomic DNA aacatcaagaCAACGTTTGCTCACAGACTCACAGAGTGGATACACCTTTTTATCAATATAATACTCacttattcttccttctttccaCAGGACGGTGCTTTTAGTTCCTCTGGTTGTTTCTGGTGTCTATCTCTAACTCACCTCACTTACTTTCTGATCTTATATACTGTTACAGGGGGAGGAGGATGGCTCTGCTCAGGTGGGCCAATTTTAACACTTTGTCAGGTCCACCTGTTACTCTCAACCCATTAGACACGGGCCGCGTCACATCGGCCGAATCAACAGGCCGAACATTAGTTGAGAAAGGAAAGGTGCTGTTCATGCGTGATGCCAGCTGGTACTTAGGTGTCAAGATCAAACAACCCCGACTCATCCTGTTAAACAGAAAGTAGGGAAGATGCTTTAATGTGCTACTGTGTCATCATGATGGGAAGTGATTGGCCTGAATGTACTGTCATATCTGGAGGTGAGTCAGTGTTTGAGGATTCTTTCCGATCACTTTTAAAAGGTGGGAAATATTGactggggatttttttttgcatcagttAATTATTTCCATTacgaaaaaatatatattctttaaaaaaaacctctctgtaCCACTGTATGACTCACACATACAATGCAACATATGAATTTctttgcaaaaaacaaaaatatatccGCCTATGTTCGTGTCGTTTAGTCCAAAGATTCTCATAAAGGTATGCTGAATCCTGTGAAAGCTTCTATCTTTTTATTACCATCTTTAACCTTTAATGATTTAGATTTAATCATCTGAATTTGATACTGATTTTAGGTTTTTAAACTAACCTGGCCAATACTTCAGTTAAGTCTATACAAATATCTATCTGAAAAACAAGTGACATTTGGACTGttgtactttatttttgtttgcaaaCTAGAAAATGTGCTAACGTGCAAAACTTAGTGTTGAATCATTTCACTCTGAAGGAACGATGAGAAGTGTAAGTTATGTTTGTTAACTAAAGATTGGTCAACATGATTTTCTCGACACAAAGTtatcacttttaattttttattttattttacaaaacaatcaTTTCATTAAACAGTCAACAGTCTCATACAGTtagtaaaacaaatacaattacTTTGTTATGTTTCTGTGAATAATTTAtgacaaaacagtaaaaactcTTCATGGCTAAGCAGGAGTAGCATCGTTATCATTTTATTCTTTCACATGTTATACACTGATTATCTTCACCAGGTCAAGTAATGGCCGCTTAACAAGttgattttatgaaacaaacatatgttataaaataaatcatgttcatCGGCTAAATGTGTCACAAGTAGAACCTAAGTTATAATTTACTGATGTGTGTTTAACTGAAGATAtgtatgatgatgtcatcaaagccCTAATAATCAAGTCTGCATTTACAATTtcattatccccccccccccccccaagtcatttctctttatttacaTGGAGATAGATCTTGGTGGACTTTATTCAAAGCACCTCAGGAGGAAGTGAGACATGTGGGTGTAGACGTGCTGGTAGGCAGAGCCTCCGAGGCCGTGATCCTTGTCTGTGTACCACTGTAAGAAAAAGGTCAAAACAAATTATTACTAATTCAAAGCCACATTATtcaacatgtctttttttttaaaaaaacctaaTCAGATTTTTCTTGTTCTCCAAATCctaaaaaaatgtccactttgTGTTTTCCAGATTACTCACCATCGCCTCAAAGTCAACCTGCTCGTCCACTAAGGCCTCAGAGATCTCAGCTGCCTGCTGGAAATGTACGTTGTctacaaaacacatcaacagaaAGTAAAATCAATTATCAGCAACAAATGCACTCAGGGGGATAGAATAAAGGTCACTAAGACGgcaaaatcattaaaaaaaaaaaaaactcactggaCAAGTACATCtgttaaatctaaatgaatgGTTAAACATTGTGGGGAATACACATATTTGCTTTGTTAGACACCACTGTCATAAATAGATGGCTTGGCTAGTGGATGAATGGAAACAGAGGGAGGACAGCTTGCCTCTGTCTGAAAGTAGCTCAATCTGCCTAGTAGCACTGTTAAAGCGCAGGTCAATCATTATTTCGGATCAGACAGGACAATAATATTATGTTGACCCACAAATCCTCTTCTCTGACTCATTTTAATGAAACATCTTAGTGCCCAGATTTAAAGATGTTGGGAATAGTTATTTAATATATCAGGATGTTTTGCACAAAAAATGGAGGTTTGGTGACCCAAATTGGGAATTGCAGtgacacacattttaaagggaaaaaagtggaaatgtacaaaatcaaaaataaacatgaacattatTTATAAAGCCATGCATGACTCACCGTCAGCTGTTCCATGCACCAGAAGATATTGCACTGAGTGGAAGTGTTTGGCCCTTTCTGTTACTGTAGagttctgcacacaaacatatatgTGTTATACGGGTAATTGCATAATGATTAATAATGACCATCAGGTGCAAGACATGAGAGCTTATGTCACTTACATCGTAGTAATAAGAATTCTGTGAAGGCTCCAGCATGTAACGCTCTGTGTAGATCGAATCTGGAATAGACATGTATGTGTTAACATGAGTTTATTAGGTCTGGGGTGATTGTGAACATTGAAAATCGTGTTTTAAAATACCGTAGTATTTCCATTTGGAGACTGGCGCGACTGCCATTCCACATTTGAAAACTCCACTTCCAGCTCCCAAGGCCATTGATGTCACATATCCGCCATAAGACTGTGAAAACATGTCATTACTGTAGCTCATCCTAACCCTAAACCTTAAGTAAAGACCAGGGCTGTGACTGTGAGGTGAAACATTAACTTGTTTTCAAGGCCATTGAAACTGTAAATTACCTCACGCAAACTGGATATGGCTTGAAGAACATAAAAGATATAACTTTTGATTACATGATGACACTTTGTTAACTTACCCAGCCCCAAATAGCAACTCTGTCTTTGTCAATGAAGCCCATTTTGATGAATTCCCTGAAATACAAAGAAAGGGAATTCTGTTATTTAAAAGGATGTAAACAGGTAAAAGGCCAAGTGATGATCGCCCATCATTTGGTGACACTTtcctgtctgtgatgtttcagCCCCAGAAACAAGTTAAATCCAGTTTCATCGAGCTTGAATCAGAGGATGAGGCTGTTTGTTTTGACCGTCAGATGCATTGACTTGTCTGAACTGCTCCTTTCCTTACCTGGCTGCTGTTATCTGATCTTCCACCTCATAGGTTCCCAGACGTTTGTAGATAGCGTGCATTAACTCGTCGCCTTGGTAGCCGCTTCCTCTTCCGTCAAAGCTGGCGACGATGATTTTCTCAGTACTGGCCAGGTAGGTGGACCAGCCCACCCTGTAGGCgaagtctgttttctgactgcAGGGACCAGCATATCTGGAAGATTTCACAGAATGTGTCAACCTGTGCTCGAACACTTTAATTTatattatatacattttatgCATCCTCTTACACATCTATGAGTAATGGGTACTTCTTGGATTCATCAAATCCTGGAGGCAAATACATCTGGTACCAGAGAGCTGTCAAAAATATAACAGAAAGATATCAAGATGAGAACTACAGTGCTTGAGTGTTGGTGCTTTGATACTGTCCATGAGTGGTTAGGAGGAGTAATTCGTAATTGTTACATTCACTTACTTTTCCCACCAAGTTTGATGGAGTCTCGGCGCATTGTGGGCATTTGGATTTCAAGTATTCGGGAAGTAAAATTAGTATTGTCCTCCAAAACCGAAATCtctataaaagaaaagaaaagaaaagaaatacagaaagctCTTTAGAataatacccccccccccccccccccccggcctcCACCTTCTATTGTTTTAAACAATATTGTCAATTACCTTGGTTTTTTGTGGCATCCCAGAGAGAATGGAAAGGAATCCCAGGacctttgcaaaaaaaaggtacacatacattatcttatttatcacttctatgtttttttttccactgtatACAAATTTGATAATATAACAGCCTTTAAAGACAGGtttcaatgaaaaaaagagagggaaagacacaaaaacaaagtataACTGACCACTGCAGCTCATACGGTAGAAGGAGGCATCGTGGCTGAAGTATGCTGAGTTATACTGACACTCTCCATCAAGCACCGCACAAGTCAGACATTTGGTCTCTTTTGAGTTtttcctgacacaaacaaacacatattttgtTAGTCAGAACAAATGCTTTTCTATCAATAGTGATGTCTCAAAATGAGAAGCCGAATGAGTTCAACTTGAAAGTAAAGACCCTCACTTGTAAACATTCCTTCCTCCTGGTCTGCCGCCATCTTCATTACTTGAATAATATCTGTGGAATAATTGTTATGCATGATGAGAGACTTTCAGCTGCAATAAATAAAGTATCCAGCTCATGGGAGAGAACATTTTTCTCTCAAGATCTATCGACAACAATGATATTTCCTGAGAAACAAAATATATGCTGTAACATCCTGCACAGTCATGCAGTGGGGAACATCATTGATGTGTCATTTTCTGCTTAAGAGAAGCTATGCACAAGCAAGGTTTTTATGCATATGAATAAAGCTGTAACAGAACTTACATACTATCTGCCGTTACTTTCAGAATGCTGACGACTTCCCATTGTCCCGTGGTGATTGCTGTAATTTTTCCCTACAGCAATGAGACAAAACGTATGGGTGGTTACAGGAAAATTGAGGATATACTGCAAAAAATAGAGCAGATTTCCCCAAAACTGGGTGATTCacttaaagaaacagttttaCCTACATTGTTCACATGATGGATGTGCTTGTATCCATTTTTGTCGCTCATCAGGAGGTAGTAGCTGTTCCTGTCTGCAGCAAAAACTGGTTCTGGAGGGGAAAACTAGGAAGaacaagaggattttttttttggaattggttgatagaaataaatacaaagatcACCTGACATCCTTTTACAATGTGCTGAACTTACCCGTCCAATCCAACCGCTGGTACTTTTTAGTTCCAGTTGCTGTAAAAGGATATGAAATTGTTTTTACAGCTTCACTTGGTGACATTTCACAACAAGACACTGAATCATCCTAAACAGAAAGATGTTTGCAACACAGAGCTGAACTAAGAAACCCTAAGAAACTTTAATGTATTAACTTCCACATGATGAGGCTACACTTacatatgaaacatttttatacaCATTTTATATCATTAAAGATAAGCTTTtgctgaaagataaaaatgttcaaGCAGATTGAATGAACAACATGACAAGTTGATTTTAGAGATAGATAGTGGTATAATGAGCAACGAGATGGGATATGTAAGTTGTTAAATACATCATGTTTTACCTCTAAAGGTACCCAACTGGATACACTGAAGTTGTAGATCTGGAGGATGAGATGGTTTTGGACTCTCTTCAACCACTGGACAGCTATACGTTCATCGGACACCCAATTGACAGTGGCTAAGTAGTGATCACTGAGGGTAAGAAAGACATAGAGTAAGTTAAGCCATGTTCTTGTTTGTTACTGATGAATGTATTCAATAACAGGAGATAATCTTCATACAAAGTTAAGCAGCATTATAGCAGAAATGTAATTACCTTGAACTGAATAAGGCTGGAACAATAACCTCAGAAATATCTGTTGTGTTGTCAGTGTCCACAACAAAGAGTTTTACGATAGGGTTGGGAGTACCTGGCTGCACAAGACAAGAATGTTTTCGATACAAAAGATAAAAGAGATTATGCCAACAAAGAGTGCACAGGTCCCTGGCCAAGGATTACAGCACAGAGCCAAACAAGTCATGGAAGATGTCATACCTTTGGATATGGAATGGAAACAGTGGTGGGGTACTGGTTCTCCCCGTACCAGGTGTACTCTATGGTGTGGACCTCACTGTCATTGGACTCAATATAGGCCACGTACTTCCCTCCAGGTGACCACCAGAGGCCTTGATTGGATGAGAACATCTCCTCTGTAGGGAGGGAAATTTTAAATCTGAGTTAAAATTCCTTCAAAAGGTGGCATGGTtgatctgactgacagatgCCTCTTTTCCACCAAAGTGGAAACAACCGTGCTGTTAAGGTATGAATCAAATAGCAGGTAATCAAAACTACCTTTGTTCGAAAGGCTCTCTGGGTGATTCTGTCATAGCCCCGCCCCTTCGACGATGTGCAGCTCTACTCACCTCATGTAGTTTAGAGTGTGAGAGTTAACTGTTCCTTGTTAACTGCTCTGCCTGAATCACCAGTTGTGTTGAGTGCTTTATTGTGTGCGTCCATGAGAACCTTGTAAGTACTGGAGGTATATGATTTAGTTGATGTTTTATGTTCAGAAGTAGAAGTGATATTAGTGTTAGCAATTAGTTTAGCGATTAGCTTGCTGGCTGTCACATGGCTAATTATTAGTAACTGTTATGCTATATGTTTAGCTAACATGGCTtatgtgtgtacatttacttATTCTGTTGTCAATATGATTGGTTATCATAGTGTGTTATGTGACTTATAGCCCAAGTGCATACCTCACCTACAACCTTTGTCACTTATGTCCCGTATGATAGTCTTGTTTATGTGGTCAAAACAAAGTTTTACATGGAGCAAGGAGTCATGATAGACCAGCAAGGAGTTGTTGCTACTCTTAACTGTTTTCTCTGGCTAAGGGCCAGTTCTTTGACTGTCAATACACAACAAAGTGGTTCCAGATTAGGCACTGGCTCCCAACCAGCCCTAGAACCAACTTGGTGGAAAGGGGTGATAGTGATCAAATCTCAGCGCCCACTGTAAGTGGCCAACAAGCTGAAACTCCATCTCTTGTTTGCTAAAGCAAGCCTGACCAAAGGGACACGTTTGTTGAACGACACACCAATCCCAGTGTATGCAGTGTAGATATAGAAAAAACTTTTACTTATACCAGGTGTACATTTTTGCATTCTGATGATTTGATAAAAAAGGCTCTACTTTATTTTCCCTGTGGGGACATCCATACTTATTTTGATACACATCCGTATCAAAATGGCAGCTCTGTATACAGATTACTAGTTACATCCAGGTGTAAATGGGAccataaaaatgacatttaatctGTATCATGTTCAGCTTACCCTCATACACCCAGTCTGGATGCCCGTTAAAAATCAGATTCTCCTTGCCATTGAAAGTGACCTGCTGTGGTGGAGACCCCGGGCTGGTCTTTATATACACATTATTTCTCCAAACATAGGCCtgagaaaacaatcaaaatgcAAACACATCAGTCAGAAAAGACAAACTTCTCGGATTTGTGAACACTCAAAAACCCATTTTCtgcccttttttatttttagttgctTAAGTGTTTGGAAAAGGTTGTGCTTGATGGCTCCATCCATCACCCACTTCAAAGCCCAACTGTCACTCAAAGCTATAAGTACATACAACCAATAATTTGCCTGTTCAAGCTTACCAGTTTGTTTCCTTCTGGAGCCCAGGCGAAGTACTGGACTTCATCAGGAATATCAGAGGTTGTGAGGAATGTGCTGAAATGAAGggaaaaaacatcatcagaagAGAACTATTTTCAAATTAAGTCCCACGAGTATTTGAAAGGAACATTAAGAACTATTTTCAATAACGATTCTTAATTAATTTCACTGACCATAGGTAGCCAGATATTTGTTGTATGTTTAACATAAATCAGTTAAATGTATTGTTAAGTCACTTACCTTGTTTCTCGGTCATAAAGTGTATATGAAGCAGTAAATGAATGCCTCCACAGCTGAttggacaaagacaaaactgttaTTATgtaatcactttaaaaatacttcATCTTCATATGAATAAAGGCGTATCATACCTTGGTATAGTTGCTCATGAATGCAACATATCTGTGGTCAGCAGAAAGCTGGTAATCATGAGCACGTACTCTGTTCTGAGTAGGAAACAGGAACATTGTTGTGAGCGAACCTAGACTTCATGCTGATAacatgctttttgttttttacacaaaaGACACACGCGTATAGATATATATACACGAGGAAATGACTTACAAACAAGTCTTGCTTCAAGAACTCTGTGACGCCTCCTGTGGCATTTTGGAGATAGACTGTGCCCTGGGACTTAAAGAGAAACTCGCTATCTGTGAAGGAAGATTCAAAAAATGGAAGTTAAACAGTGAACATTGAACACAGACAACAGATTTGATGTTAAAAGTAACACTCATGATTCTACACACATGCCTATGTACCAAATGCTCAATTTAGGATAACATACTACATGCATGAATGCAAGATGTATGGTTAATTCTTACAGCTAACCATTAATATGAAGTTCTTACTAAGAGTTTATGTTGTAATCTGATTGCCTCTGATTCCTAGTtcgataaaaaaagaacatcactAAGGGTTTACAACCAATTGAACTTTGACCACAAAGTGTAGCTTAAAGCATCACAAAACTAATCCTCAGGAGACTGTGAAGACATGCACTTGAAATCACCAACATCCACCTTATAATGGCACTAAGTAAGTCGAGAGCCGATTAAATTATTAGTGTATTATCTCCTGGtaaccataaatatcacaagaTCTTGTGCCAATCCATCAAGTAGATGTTTTAGATATTTGGAAACATTTCACAGTGGTCGTGCCTCTAAGAAAGTCAGGGGATCATGATGTCTTAAGGACTCATCCTCTAGGGTAAATGAATGTCTGTACCACATTTAAAATTGCCTGTTCAGTCTGTCCCAAAGATGTGAGCTGGTCGACACACAGATCTGGAATATATGATATATCTTTCATGTTCTAAGTCATCACAAGTCTTGCATCACTTTAGTTTTTTGAACTCTTACCAGTAAATATGACTGATTAGACATGAAAGTTAAGTTCATGGACTTCTCACACATGCATGAAGACGCAAACACTTGAATTAGAAACTTGGAGGAGGGGGTAGATTATGAAGCATTCTCAGTGAAACATTTATCTTTTGGAGCCTGTGCACACCCTGTTGTAATCCTTTTTTGATATTAAATATCTGATGACAAATTGTCTCCCACCTGAGATCCATGTCATGCTGAATGATTTTGGTTTCAGTGTGCTGTTGAAGACATCCTCCAGGGTGAAAGATTTCTGATTCGTGTTCTCCTTTCCCTCTGAAACACATGTTACAAGGTCACAGGTTAGAGAGATAAAACTGGTGATAGCACACATGTCTTGATCATAATCATTATAAACGAAGGTAAGTGCTGTAAAGGCTGATAATAACAAGTGCAATAATGCTTAAGTCAGTGTTTTAGGGGGTAATTATGGGAATGGACATGGTGTTTACAGAGTGAGTGCGAAACTATTTAAAGACATGCAGTGTTGTGGCAGAATACGGAATTGTAATTAGCCATCTGTGACGTAACAATAACGAAACTTAGTAAAATAATTTTCCATACCCGGTCATAAATTTGAAAAGTTGTCTTTTAAAAGTGGTCCAAACGGATCGTGCGTAATGACGCGTGCGTAACTTTCTTTCAGATAACGGTGCGTCGAACCACGGATAATGCTCTCATGCCCATATGTGAATCATCAATCAATGGCAGAATCTTACCTTTTAAAAATATTGCTGTGGGTACCGCTATCAAAACCACGACGACTGTTAACCCAAAGACTCCGAGGAGCACCTTGGCGATGGAAACCTGTTCAGAGATGAATGGACATAAAACAGACACCAAGCTACATGAAGAGCAAACCCCAACTTAACATCGATATGTGAGtattaacaaacaaacaccaaccattgtctctgtgtgtagCTGAAGCGTAAAATCACCAGTATCCGCCCAAATCACAACTCCATCGATCCCAACGCGCCGAGAACACTAAAGTTAGGCGCGATACTCCGCATGTGCTGTTAAATATTATCTCCAGGGAAGTTTCAAAGGTGGGACAGTAAATGTGCAGCGGGAGTAAAGTTCGTGAGGTTTGCAGCTGTTGCAGTGTTTTGAGGAAGTGTTGCTCCTTCTTGTCAGGCTGTTCCCCAAACTGTCCACTGTTCAACACGTTCACAAGTCAAAGGGAAATCTCTTTCTGAGAATATCTCCAAGacttttatacacaatgttCTTATCAATATGATCACTGTTATTGTACTTTAAATCTTTACACTAGTTAATGCATTAGTCTTGTTAAACAGGGAGTTACATTGTTTTGAATAACACGAAATGGTTACAGCGTGGATGCACTAAGATCGTGTTTCCAAGTATTGAAGCTctaattttaaatttttaaataGAATTTGAAGTAACTTGTGAAATATGAATGGTTTTAATAATTGACACAATACTGTCTACTTTGCCTCTATCAGAGTCAGTGTGAGCATCAACTTAAAACATATTCAGGGAATATTAACACATCATGTTTCAGATACTTATGGTGGATTTTTATGATTTGAATCATTAACCAAATGCAATCAAAAGCAATTCATTATgaagaaatatgaaaaataagtGAAATCTATCAAATATCAGGGTTTCCTCCTTGTGAAGTGGAGCTTGCAGCTAGATgtcaaaacaattacaaaaaaaagttaggatgttgaaaatgtctaAACATTACAATAACAGATCATTTTACATAATTCAtactgttaatgttttaaagattatttgcAGGTGGAGATGTTTGAGATGGACTCCATATCTCATTCAAAGTAATCCGGTAAACGCCCAGCACAGTATCTACTACTTTAGAAACTTTAAGCAAAGCTATAAGTTATGTAAGATGTTAAGTTTTAAGTATGCTCCTTCCTTACATGTGGAAAGTATGATGAAGAATAAAGCATAAATCCCCCCTTCCTCATCATAATAGAGTTTAGCTTCTACAGCTTTTCTTGGTGAAGTACGACCTGTAGCTTGTGATTGCTTATGTAAGCTAATGATGCTGTAACTAGCATTTCTGTACCAATACTGCACTATAATTTAGTCATTACCATTATCTTGTAAACGTCCCTGATAGCCACAGAGGCTGCCAGGCAGCAACACTTTGATGGCCTATAGCCTTTCTTCAAAGCATGACTTAGTAACTTTAGAGagaacaaacaataaaagttcaacccttcacaataaaacacacattaagtcAATTCTTCACTCTCACTTTAATATGGTTTTGATGCCTCGGCCTTACTTGGTTTTCTTTGAACAGTACGAAGGTTAGATTTGGCTAATGTCACCAAAATAAGCTTTTGCTGGATAAGAAGTATAACTGGGTGTATCAGctcatgttcaactttttctccAATTTTCTTGTGacacttttgtttctgtttaaaattTGCTGTATAAGTTtagttgctgtagttttttttttac from Labrus mixtus chromosome 24, fLabMix1.1, whole genome shotgun sequence includes the following:
- the LOC132959301 gene encoding dipeptidyl peptidase 4-like, which translates into the protein MVSIAKVLLGVFGLTVVVVLIAVPTAIFLKEGKENTNQKSFTLEDVFNSTLKPKSFSMTWISDSEFLFKSQGTVYLQNATGGVTEFLKQDLFNRVRAHDYQLSADHRYVAFMSNYTKLWRHSFTASYTLYDRETSTFLTTSDIPDEVQYFAWAPEGNKLAYVWRNNVYIKTSPGSPPQQVTFNGKENLIFNGHPDWVYEEEMFSSNQGLWWSPGGKYVAYIESNDSEVHTIEYTWYGENQYPTTVSIPYPKPGTPNPIVKLFVVDTDNTTDISEVIVPALFSSSDHYLATVNWVSDERIAVQWLKRVQNHLILQIYNFSVSSWVPLEQLELKSTSGWIGRFSPPEPVFAADRNSYYLLMSDKNGYKHIHHVNNGKITAITTGQWEVVSILKVTADSIYYSSNEDGGRPGGRNVYKKNSKETKCLTCAVLDGECQYNSAYFSHDASFYRMSCSGPGIPFHSLWDATKNQEISVLEDNTNFTSRILEIQMPTMRRDSIKLGGKTLWYQMYLPPGFDESKKYPLLIDVYAGPCSQKTDFAYRVGWSTYLASTEKIIVASFDGRGSGYQGDELMHAIYKRLGTYEVEDQITAAREFIKMGFIDKDRVAIWGWSYGGYVTSMALGAGSGVFKCGMAVAPVSKWKYYDSIYTERYMLEPSQNSYYYDNSTVTERAKHFHSVQYLLVHGTADDNVHFQQAAEISEALVDEQVDFEAMWYTDKDHGLGGSAYQHVYTHMSHFLLRCFE